The genomic segment ACTGCAGATTTCTACTTAATAAGCCAGCGATCCTCATTTGGACCAGCACCAGTTTGTAAAGCCCACTCTTACATGTGTCAAAATTTtggtcattaaaaaatatgaattattcatttaaGGGAAATGGACTGACCTATTAGTCCGGATCTGCATAAACATGTAATGGGTTCTTTTTTTGGCCCATTTCCCGCACCCCCATAAAGTCACACACTGTAGTGTGTTTCAGTCACGTTGCATCATCCTCCCAAAaagcatttcttttaaaacatCACACCTGTCAAGTAAGaggaatcattttatttaattgataGTAGTGAATTTTAACTAGCAAAAAAcaccaacattttttatttattttatttgacaatcaATTAAAATTTGTTCTTGCACTACAGCAACTGTTTTTCCATGGAAAGAATTCCACTTTGGGTTTTtctaaaatgaatattttttcttgattAAAACTGCTCATAAAATGCTCTCCAAAACCAACAATTAAATTCAGCAGCACAGTTAGCCTATTCCAAAAtgtacttttctttttggtaccactagagggagccctcACTACTGGGGCGCCACACAaaatacttgtttttttgctgtttgcgACAGGGTCCCATTGATATATTTGCATGCGTCCCcctaaaaagtattttcttaTATCAATATCCCCTTTAAGACTCTTTCTGCAATAGCCACTCAGGCTACGAGCACAATTCTTAATGTCGAAAGGCAGAAAAGAAAGCTAGCTACAGATAGCGTAGGAGTCTATGTAGCGATGATTAGCCTTTGGCAGCAGCAACTGCTCGTGCACACGGCAATTCCCCCGTCGCCGCCGGGCGAAAGTGCTGAAGTGATACGACGGATGTGTCTTTACGGGCGCGATAAAGCGTACTTACTCCCTGAAGACGAGAACTCTCTGACAGTGAAAAGCCTTTTTTATCTCCAAAAGCACACTACGTGTTCATCCCCCTCGCCATACATTTCGGCCAAAATGAGGCTACGGCGCCCACGTATGGTGGGGACAACCGCTGTATATAGCTGTAACCAGAAAGTACAGTAAAGCGCTAGCTCTCCACCACAGCTGTGGATGGGATCATAGAGTTGAGTTGACAGCCAGTAAATTGGATTTTAGTCAAAccaggaggaggcggcgcGGGATGGAAAGGGAGGGGTGTGCAACACTGAccaaaatgagaaatgttgtgATGGACGCCGACGTTGGCAATCTATGACAGGAGACAttccatttgcaaaaaaaggtGATTTTTACAAAACACCAGCAGGAAAAGGCGGTGAGCAAGATTCATGGTGTTTTCCTTGCGCTGTTTGTACCGAGCTATAATTGTTAGGCCATGTCCCGGCAATATTTGCTACATTACTGCAATAAACAAGAAGAATTCCCAAGAGTTGTTCTCCTTGTTTATTCCTTGTAAGAAAGGGAAGAAGGAACAAATGAACAGAATGCGGTAGACAATGACTGAAGGAATAACACAGCAGCTGccgtccaaaaaaaaaaaactgttaagGTGGTAGCTTGACTTTAAtgcatctaaaaaaaacagttggatGCATTTGTTGGCAGCCTAAGAACACATTTAgtttactttgtttttatttaagtaATTGGGTTGTCTCAACATGATTTGCCTTCATCACACTTTTGCATTTTCTGCACATTTGGTGTTGCAGAATGACTCGCCTTTTtctacagtgtgtgtgtgtttgcgatTCAAAGGCAAGCGTGGTTCAGCCAGAGCCTGAGAGAGATAAATGAGAGGAGAGAAGACGCTTTAACTGGCTGCTAATAGTGACAGCGTGTGGGCGGATTGGGGGTAGGGGGGGCAACTGTAAACTGGCATGAGGAAACATCTCCCCCTGTTGGAGGcagtcgttttttttaaacacgtgCGAGCAATGACTATGCAGCCGcacaagcgtgtgtgtgtgagacctGGATTAGCTATGTTAGCATTTATCCCGTATAGCATATGGATCTTAAATTGGCTTGAATATATCAATCATATTGAATTAATGCTCAAACATTCCATCACAAAAGCAGAAATGAGAAAACGCTATTAAAACCGTTTCTGTGCTAGCACGGCGCTAACAAATGGGGCCCATCTAGTGTTTTAGTTCACCTCACTGACCCCCAAGCCCCTCTTGTTTCCCCAGCCTTTATCAGCCACTTTGCCTCCCTTTGTCTTTCCCCCGCCATTCGCTGCCGACCAGGTCGCAGCGTGCCGGGTTCACGTGTGACGATGCTGCGAGTCTCGGAACGGCGCTGTAGCGAGATAATTGCCATGTGATAAAGAGGTGATTGCCTGCTGACACTGCGGGAGGAGCGCTGCCATCAGgttgcaataaaaaatataaaaaataaaaagcagatgCCTGACAGTAGATGAATGCCGCTGGAAGCCGAACAACTTTGTTCGCCTTCCTTTTGTTCCCTTCTTTTTATATCCATCAGAGAAAAATAGCATTGGCATTTTGGATGAAAGGATTATCAACCACGATCACGATGGCCTGATACAAACAATCCAATTTAACGTCAGGTCGGAAAAGTATGATCTAGTTACTCCATTTGTTTATCTAAACCAGCGATATAAAATGACAGAACAATTCAATCCTTTTTCAGCGAGATAACATAAGGTACAATTAACCTGTGTATCCATCTGTTGCcgttcaaacaacaaaatgattaTTCTTGTCGTCACCCATGAGAAAGTGATGATTGCTTTTAAACGGCAGCACAACAATAAATTAtgaattgtttatttaatCAGCTCTCCCAGCACAAATAGTTCCGCTAACAGCGGCATTAGCTACATAGTTAGCTGTTACCGTAGCATACTAACTAGCCAACGTGTTAACATTCCCCTCTCCcctaaaaatagaaacaaatgcaatttgtTAATCGTTTTGAGTTTAACAGAACAAATCACAGTTTAGTCTTTTAGTGGTTGTGCGACAACCCAAATTTTGTCCACAAATGCGAAACGAATTTAACCGACATGACGACTGCGCACTTGCTAGCTGCTGAACGCATAAAATCAAATGTACAAGTTTGGTAACTTATTCCCTTTTATccccaattttgtttttccaagatATCTGatattgatatatttttgttttatttgtttttacttgcacCTGCTTACAGTTCCTCAGAActgaaagtacaaaaaaaatatacattgcgCCATATGCTGCTTTTAGCAAGTCAATGTCGAAGCCATGTCTGGTAAATTTCCATTACATATATACTTTTGGGTGAATTCTACACAACCTTAATGGTCTTTGTGAGTTTGACAGCATTTAATGCGTATTAGACCATCATAATGGAGTACCAGTCATCTTTAAAAAGGTCTGATGGGGGACAGTCACATTTTGCACCTCTTTGTTTCCGAGCCTTTGCTTttgttcctgttttttttcctcccctctcccttgctgcctttttttccagCGTAACCCGCTTTTAAAGGCTCAATTCATCTTATTGAGAAAGAAACAGATGATCCCCCTTTGCCACCTTGATAAAATTATGCAAATGACAAAAGGCATTAATAGATAGCAGGCACGCAGCTAATGGATGCGATGCCGGCGTCAGGGATTCTGCCAGCGGGACAGTCGCTTTCACGTTACCTGACAGCAGCACTGAGAGAAAATAATTGGCTTCCCCCCCCATCGCAGGGCCCACCATGCAAATTTCACTGACTGTCACGAGTTGCCCAAAATATATGTACTGTTGTTTTCCACACCCCAAATTTTCTTTCCTCTATTTTCACCGAGCAGTTTTTCCAGCCTCTTGAGATGTCCCCGAATCCAGACGCCGATCAATAAGAGTGTATTTTTAAGCAGGCATAACTAGCAACTCACAATTCGGAGCATGTTAGTAATTTAGTAGATGTGTCACAAAAACTGCAGTCAATTTCCAGCCGCCGGACAACATTCCCCTCGCTCGCAGATGAAAATCAATAGGCCTTCACTCACTCTGCATTTCTGCTTAGCATGAAACCAACGCGGCTTCCATCAAAATGTTGTCCTCGGTGTTTATTTGTATGCATGCATTGCTGCCCTGCGTGTTTTGAATTGCTTATTTTTAACTTCACTTTTGTCTTTAATGTGTTCAGTTGAATTCAGGTCAGAGCAAAACCGAtcatcaataaatacaaaatcttttatgATAAAGGCTGGGTATCCCAAAAATGTAATTCCGCAAACAGGCGAGCGAGGAATCGTGACTTAATGTTGTGGTGAAGTTTGCAAGGAGAGCGAGCACATTGCAACTCCTGTACAAACTTTGCCTGTTCCCTGAGCGCACAGATAATATGCACATGTCAACGTCTTGATTTGTATGAGAGCAAAAGCAGCTGGTGACAGGCTTCCTGCTGCCAGCCAAGACAGATGCACTAAACATAGGCTGACAggcttcttctcttttcttcccGCTTCCTTTTCTTCTACTCTGCTCCACTTTCTATTTCCCCTCCACTCTCCATCCATCAAcctcaacacacacattccttCCGCCCTCCCACCCGCCCGTCCCCGCGTACGATATTTTGCCCATTACCATCTGTCCTCCTCTCACCTGGGCACCCTCACCCCCCTGCCCGGTCCTCCGTGTCCCTCTTGTTTAGCTCATGCAGCAGCAGGCAGCCATCATGGCAGCGAGCCACGGCGGTTACCTGACGCCGAGCGTGGCCACCTTCCCTGCCACGCAGATCCACCAGATGGGGGCGCTCAACATCAATAGCCTGCCACCGACTCCCATGACCCCGGTGTCGGGTGAGTTTCATCAAGCCTTGGGTGAGCACTCCGTTTTAATCCCTCTCCTTGGATCCGcatttgtgtatgtgttcTTGTATTTCCATCTTAGTCAGCAACTTTTGggaataacatttttattggatGGTGCTTTTCGGGACATTTTGGCAAGGAAATGTTTAGAGTGGTGTGTGTTAACCAGTAAATTTTGTTGTCGTTACACGCTCGCAAACACTAATAAGGTTTTCCTATGCATGCGAAAATAAAACTGTGGCGAATCTTAAAATCATAAAATGGGCCTTAAATGTTCAGAGtagcaacaaacacacaatccaCAGTTAACTTGGTGTAACAAAAGTGATTTATTCACAATATTATTCATCATGGATATATTACTTTACAAAAAGACTTAAGAACCAacgccaaaacaaaacatttctcacAATTTGCTGGCTTCTCCGCCTTATCTAGCCACCCTACCCCATAGTCCAGACATATGAAGAAGCCGGGAGATTGTTGTCACGTGTACCGAACAGCCAGTACTGGCTAGAAATTGCTGCAGCTCCTTCAACGTTGCCGTCGGCCTCTTGACGGCCTCCCTGACCAGTTCCCGTCTCGTCTTTTCGTCGATTTTGGAGGGCCGTCCGGTCCGTGGTAACGGGACTGTGGTGCCGTTTTTTCTCCACTTAACGATGACGCTCTTCACTGTGCTCCAAGATATATTCAATGCCTTGGAAATCCGCTTGTAGCCTTCTCCCGACTGGTACCGCTCAACGATGAGATCCCTCTGATGTTGCGGAAGCTCTCTGCTGTGGAAGCTCTCTCTGGATCGTTGCttgtgctgtaaaaaaaaaaaaaatgtcaggggAAGTTTCCTAGAACATTTGAACTTCATTTGGAGTTCATCGGAAGCATTTTAGATGGTGCTTTCATTATCCCTGTCTATGTAACGAAATCCATAATTACCATTTGACACACGAAAGCCTCCTCGGTGTAAGAAAACGAATCTGCTGCCTCGTGTTGGTCTTCATCTAACGTTTCCAGAGAACTCTGCTGCTCGGAAAACGATTCTGATTCCTCTTGATGTTGCTGTTTGTCATCCGGCATTTCCCGAGAAAGACAAACTGGCTCGTCAGTGTTCTGAAAAAAGTATAACCATTTACTCATTTATAAATATCACAGTTAATTTATACCCACGCTACTATTTTAGTAAAAGTACTGGATGCAAACTTTTGTTAATAACCACTTACTAATTCACACACAGATAATTCTACTTTAGTGGAGGTGGATGAATCCAATCCATTGTCACTACCTTCAGGAATTGTAATTGAATGTTCAGTTCTGTCCTGTAATAAAAAATCGATTAAGATATAATtaccacaaaaaacaaattctccaTGAATCGATTAGTGGTCTGCCTCTTCAACATATTTCAACATGTGTTCTAAATTACCCAGTAACATTTATTTCTGgaaaatctaaaaatatcaCTGTTCGGaaaagatgcatttttttccaaactgaattatataaaaaaaacaaaagtacttTATTTCTACATCCAGTGCTGGTTGTGGTTCCGACATAATTGGACGGATGCCCGAAACctggaaacacaaacaaaaggcaCAGAAATGATTTAGAGTACTGTTCCATCCATAAAACATTGTAGTAGCAAAAAAACCTTATTCTCTTTTGTTAGTCACTTTTAATATACGCCTAACTGTGCTTATCTACACTGCATCTGTACTGCTACTTTCCCGTTCGGTGTGAATTAAAGTCCCAGCACCATATATTTTTGAGTACAGAAGATGTCTTCTTGGCAGAGCAGAGTACAGATACTTTTTTGTAACCACTTTACACAGAATCTTTTTACCACAAATTGCCCAGGAAAATCCTCTCTGTGTTCCCAAATGTTCCTTGTCAGTGAATTTTTTACCATCAGGCAAAAAGGTACACCACCATATGTCACGGTAGACATCATTAGCGCCATAGTATTCTCACACTTGGAACATTTCcagtgtttgttgtcaatgtgACATGTCACATCACCTTTAGAGTGCTCATCGTCACTGTCAGAAGAGTGTGACGATATGTCACAATCTGGTCGGCTGCATGTACGTGATAACCCACAGTGGTGCCCAGgatcttcttcctctttaataTGGGGGGGCACTGCTACTTCCTTTTTAATGGAGGGGCACTTGGGGTCATGCTGCTCAGGAAGAACATTTTTGGTGACGTCTGCAggacaacaaagaaaagaaaaagactgaCTTTAGAATAGAATACCCTTTATTATCATTTTCCAATTAATTGTACCACGAAATTGGAgaattttatattattgtgcATTATTGCTGATGCATGATTTTGCTATGTGTATAGCAGTCCAGTATTTAGAACAGTTTCATGATAAATAATTGAGGCGTCATTGTACCACAAGCGACAGCACCGACAATACCACATAGTGCAGATTATCTTATTTTTACATGTACTTCAATATGATGGCATAGCGGGATTTTTATTAGGATGCCAATGGCATCACAAGAATGTGGAATGGTCTTATTTGTTGATCTGGCCCTtattcacacaaacaaacgtGGTACCTGGgttttacatatttacaaaaagaataaaaatagcgaAAGCAAGCAACCAACCTGCTCTGTGCGACACAGTCTTGAAAACAGCGTCTGACAGTAGACGCTGTCCCTCGTTCTCTTTTAATCGGCACAGCTCCTCTTCGTACTCTTCTTTCACTATGACTGCACACATCGCCATACGATCAGCACTTGATCACTTGATCGCGTCTCCTTGTTGGTAGCTAGCAAGCTATGCTAAGCTATGCTGCAAAGCTTTAGCGTGCACCGACACGAGTTCATCCGAATACGAAGATTAAATTGAGTTCGGTAtattagtaatgacacatagTGAGTCGAGGCTGCGGCACGAGCTGTTCTAATTTGAGAAGAATTCTTTAGCGAAGCGCTGACCAAAAACG from the Syngnathus acus chromosome 4, fSynAcu1.2, whole genome shotgun sequence genome contains:
- the LOC119122170 gene encoding uncharacterized protein LOC119122170 isoform X3, producing the protein MAMCAVIVKEEYEEELCRLKENEGQRLLSDAVFKTVSHRADVTKNVLPEQHDPKCPSIKKEVAVPPHIKEEEDPGHHCGLSRTCSRPDCDISSHSSDSDDEHSKGFGHPSNYVGTTTSTGCRNKDRTEHSITIPEGSDNGLDSSTSTKVELSVCELQHQEESESFSEQQSSLETLDEDQHEAADSFSYTEEAFVCQMHKQRSRESFHSRELPQHQRDLIVERYQSGEGYKRISKALNISWSTVKSVIVKWRKNGTTVPLPRTGRPSKIDEKTRRELVREAVKRPTATLKELQQFLASTGCSVHVTTISRLLHMSGLWGRVAR
- the LOC119122170 gene encoding uncharacterized protein LOC119122170 isoform X1, translating into MAMCAVIVKEEYEEELCRLKENEGQRLLSDAVFKTVSHRADVTKNVLPEQHDPKCPSIKKEVAVPPHIKEEEDPGHHCGLSRTCSRPDCDISSHSSDSDDEHSKGFGHPSNYVGTTTSTGCRNKDRTEHSITIPEGSDNGLDSSTSTKVELSVCELNTDEPVCLSREMPDDKQQHQEESESFSEQQSSLETLDEDQHEAADSFSYTEEAFVCQMHKQRSRESFHSRELPQHQRDLIVERYQSGEGYKRISKALNISWSTVKSVIVKWRKNGTTVPLPRTGRPSKIDEKTRRELVREAVKRPTATLKELQQFLASTGCSVHVTTISRLLHMSGLWGRVAR
- the LOC119122170 gene encoding uncharacterized protein LOC119122170 isoform X5; translation: MAMCAVIVKEEYEEELCRLKENEGQRLLSDAVFKTVSHRADVTKNVLPEQHDPKCPSIKKEVAVPPHIKEEEDPGHHCGLSRTCSRPDCDISSHSSDSDDEHSKGFGHPSNYVGTTTSTGCRNKQHQEESESFSEQQSSLETLDEDQHEAADSFSYTEEAFVCQMHKQRSRESFHSRELPQHQRDLIVERYQSGEGYKRISKALNISWSTVKSVIVKWRKNGTTVPLPRTGRPSKIDEKTRRELVREAVKRPTATLKELQQFLASTGCSVHVTTISRLLHMSGLWGRVAR
- the LOC119122170 gene encoding uncharacterized protein LOC119122170 isoform X4, with the protein product MAMCAVIVKEEYEEELCRLKENEGQRLLSDAVFKTVSHRADVTKNVLPEQHDPKCPSIKKEVAVPPHIKEEEDPGHHCGLSRTCSRPDCDISSHSSDSDDEHSKGFGHPSNYVGTTTSTGCRNKNTDEPVCLSREMPDDKQQHQEESESFSEQQSSLETLDEDQHEAADSFSYTEEAFVCQMHKQRSRESFHSRELPQHQRDLIVERYQSGEGYKRISKALNISWSTVKSVIVKWRKNGTTVPLPRTGRPSKIDEKTRRELVREAVKRPTATLKELQQFLASTGCSVHVTTISRLLHMSGLWGRVAR
- the LOC119122170 gene encoding uncharacterized protein LOC119122170 isoform X2 — encoded protein: MAMCAVIVKEEYEEELCRLKENEGQRLLSDAVFKTVSHRADVTKNVLPEQHDPKCPSIKKEVAVPPHIKEEEDPGHHCGLSRTCSRPDCDISSHSSDSDDEHSKGFGHPSNYVGTTTSTGCRNKDRTEHSITIPEGSDNGLVCELNTDEPVCLSREMPDDKQQHQEESESFSEQQSSLETLDEDQHEAADSFSYTEEAFVCQMHKQRSRESFHSRELPQHQRDLIVERYQSGEGYKRISKALNISWSTVKSVIVKWRKNGTTVPLPRTGRPSKIDEKTRRELVREAVKRPTATLKELQQFLASTGCSVHVTTISRLLHMSGLWGRVAR